From Anopheles arabiensis isolate DONGOLA chromosome 3, AaraD3, whole genome shotgun sequence, a single genomic window includes:
- the LOC120904121 gene encoding protein mitoshell isoform X1, translating to MNSNFVNIVQTHSCVCQERSQTQMFPVPPPSIPQQPVHGHSHSRMKQYPSVPLLMVRAPTPPMWVYGVPRPLEQMHCHFSYSSDIAMSSSQSNHVQAAIGQSPSSSVTSTFEFKVSSVIASNPSEAMKSALVPERVTMTKTPETTSASCGLGKNASTPDQFLEQFHELVKTALDGCKKAEALATCHQKRPCFKKIDSLCARLKQDLVKTDNVMSNINSQGLAWAVKDFIFVFTRIMNAWIIIKGYVHSKPEGLTSIQRELCPNFLEAFGRWHETTHELIQSLIKSFTNLNKLAKQQRGGCNIFSKVEDFKDEANPGSNEALDDFEEAAESTLNLSDGAYIRAGIYPNVTRPPPGFADNSPPPPFAGYKKPQQTKTPLVGDRGQTTDSAFASAASAVGFNRPEYNADPGAAISSVQRSEGMTSSADRQFMENFHRKTSLECIDWVLDEVRAIEEGQYFYSINFAKNYFPDFHLVGSNMIDLRTVYRKHDAGRYAMTVELLDDLHQIVDTCKQYANASTAFDLWNPNEPMQRDLCTDTQRKEMENFPKMQTFIAKMERLFAAIRKERPME from the exons atgaattccaacTTTGTGAATATAGTCCAAACTC ATTCTTGCGTTTGTCAGGAACGTAGCCAAACGCAAATGTTTCCTGTTCCGCCTCCATCAATTCCACAACAACCGGTTCATGGTCACTCTCATTCAAGAATGAAGCAATACCCGTCCGTGCCGCTCTTGATGGTTCGAGCTCCGACGCCACCGATGTGGGTCTACGGCGTGCCCAGACCGTTGGAACAGATGCA TTGCCATTTTTCGTACTCATCCGACATCGCCATGTCATCATCGCAAAGCAACCATGTCCAAGCCGCTATTGGTCAGTCGCCGTCGTCATCGGTTACTTCGACGTTCGAATTTAAGGTATCGAGTGTAATTGCAAGCAATCCTTCTGAAGCAATGAAGTCTGCTTTGGTCCCCGAGCGTGTGACAATGAC AAAAACTCCAGAAACTACATCGGCATCATGCGGTTTGGGCAAAAACGCTTCCACTCCGGATCAGTTTCTCGAACAGTTTCACGAGCTAGTGAAGACAGCCCTGGACGGTTGCAAAAAGGCAGAAGCGCTTGCCACGTGCCATCAGAAACGTCCATGCTTTAAGAAAATCGACAGCCTGTGCGCCCGGCTAAAGCAGGATCTGGTGAAAACGGACAACGTGATGTCGAACATCAATTCGCAAGGGCTTGCCTGGGCGGTGAAAGACTTTATCTTTGTGTTCACCAGAATCATGAATGCTTGGATCATCATCAAGGGCTACGTGCACAGCAAACCGGAAGGCCTGACATCGATCCAGCGCGAGCTGTGCCCGAACTTCCTGGAAGCGTTCGGGCGGTGGCACGAGACGACGCACGAGCTGATCCAATCGCTCATCAAATCGTTCACCAATCTGAACAAGCTGGCCAAGCAACAACGTGGTGGGTGTAACATTTTCTCCAAAGTCGAAGACTTCAAAGATGAAGCAAACCCAGGCTCGAACGAAGCTTTGGATGATTTTGAGGAGGCTGCTGAATCGACGCTCAACTTGAGTGATGGTGCGTACATACGGGCAGGCATTTACCCGAACGTAACCCGCCCTCCGCCCGGGTTTGCGGAcaactcaccaccaccaccgttcgcTGGGTATAAGAAACCACAACAGACCAAAACGCCACTGGTCGGTGATCGCGGTCAAACAACGGATTCGGCGTTTGCATCTGCTGCATCAGCGGTAGGATTTAATCGTCCAGAATATAATGCTGATCCCGGTGCCGCTATATCGAGTGTTCAAAGAAGCGAGGGTATGACAAGCTCTGCCGATCGTCAGTTTATGGAAAATTTCCATCGCAAAACATCGCTAGAATGTATCGACTGGGTGTTGGACGAAGTTCGTGCCATTGAGGAGGGGCAGTATTTCTACAGCATCAACTTTGCGAAAAACTAT TTTCCCGATTTTCACCTGGTAGGATCGAACATGATAGATCTGCGTACGGTCTACCGGAAGCACGATGCGGGCCGCTACGCGATGACGGTTGAGCTGCTCGATGATCTGCACCAGATAGTCGATACGTGCAAACAGTACGCGAACGCCTCGACAGCGTTCGATCTGTGGAATCCAAACGAACCGATGCAGCGAGACCTTTGCACCGATACACAGcggaaggaaatggaaaactttcccaaaATGCAAACGTTCATTGCCAAGATGGAACGTCTGTTTGCCGCCATCCGGAAGGAGCGTCCGATGGAGTAG
- the LOC120904121 gene encoding uncharacterized protein LOC120904121 isoform X2 yields MNSNFVNIVQTHSCVCQERSQTQMFPVPPPSIPQQPVHGHSHSRMKQYPSVPLLMVRAPTPPMWVYGVPRPLEQMHNHVQAAIGQSPSSSVTSTFEFKVSSVIASNPSEAMKSALVPERVTMTKTPETTSASCGLGKNASTPDQFLEQFHELVKTALDGCKKAEALATCHQKRPCFKKIDSLCARLKQDLVKTDNVMSNINSQGLAWAVKDFIFVFTRIMNAWIIIKGYVHSKPEGLTSIQRELCPNFLEAFGRWHETTHELIQSLIKSFTNLNKLAKQQRGGCNIFSKVEDFKDEANPGSNEALDDFEEAAESTLNLSDGAYIRAGIYPNVTRPPPGFADNSPPPPFAGYKKPQQTKTPLVGDRGQTTDSAFASAASAVGFNRPEYNADPGAAISSVQRSEGMTSSADRQFMENFHRKTSLECIDWVLDEVRAIEEGQYFYSINFAKNYFPDFHLVGSNMIDLRTVYRKHDAGRYAMTVELLDDLHQIVDTCKQYANASTAFDLWNPNEPMQRDLCTDTQRKEMENFPKMQTFIAKMERLFAAIRKERPME; encoded by the exons atgaattccaacTTTGTGAATATAGTCCAAACTC ATTCTTGCGTTTGTCAGGAACGTAGCCAAACGCAAATGTTTCCTGTTCCGCCTCCATCAATTCCACAACAACCGGTTCATGGTCACTCTCATTCAAGAATGAAGCAATACCCGTCCGTGCCGCTCTTGATGGTTCGAGCTCCGACGCCACCGATGTGGGTCTACGGCGTGCCCAGACCGTTGGAACAGATGCA CAACCATGTCCAAGCCGCTATTGGTCAGTCGCCGTCGTCATCGGTTACTTCGACGTTCGAATTTAAGGTATCGAGTGTAATTGCAAGCAATCCTTCTGAAGCAATGAAGTCTGCTTTGGTCCCCGAGCGTGTGACAATGAC AAAAACTCCAGAAACTACATCGGCATCATGCGGTTTGGGCAAAAACGCTTCCACTCCGGATCAGTTTCTCGAACAGTTTCACGAGCTAGTGAAGACAGCCCTGGACGGTTGCAAAAAGGCAGAAGCGCTTGCCACGTGCCATCAGAAACGTCCATGCTTTAAGAAAATCGACAGCCTGTGCGCCCGGCTAAAGCAGGATCTGGTGAAAACGGACAACGTGATGTCGAACATCAATTCGCAAGGGCTTGCCTGGGCGGTGAAAGACTTTATCTTTGTGTTCACCAGAATCATGAATGCTTGGATCATCATCAAGGGCTACGTGCACAGCAAACCGGAAGGCCTGACATCGATCCAGCGCGAGCTGTGCCCGAACTTCCTGGAAGCGTTCGGGCGGTGGCACGAGACGACGCACGAGCTGATCCAATCGCTCATCAAATCGTTCACCAATCTGAACAAGCTGGCCAAGCAACAACGTGGTGGGTGTAACATTTTCTCCAAAGTCGAAGACTTCAAAGATGAAGCAAACCCAGGCTCGAACGAAGCTTTGGATGATTTTGAGGAGGCTGCTGAATCGACGCTCAACTTGAGTGATGGTGCGTACATACGGGCAGGCATTTACCCGAACGTAACCCGCCCTCCGCCCGGGTTTGCGGAcaactcaccaccaccaccgttcgcTGGGTATAAGAAACCACAACAGACCAAAACGCCACTGGTCGGTGATCGCGGTCAAACAACGGATTCGGCGTTTGCATCTGCTGCATCAGCGGTAGGATTTAATCGTCCAGAATATAATGCTGATCCCGGTGCCGCTATATCGAGTGTTCAAAGAAGCGAGGGTATGACAAGCTCTGCCGATCGTCAGTTTATGGAAAATTTCCATCGCAAAACATCGCTAGAATGTATCGACTGGGTGTTGGACGAAGTTCGTGCCATTGAGGAGGGGCAGTATTTCTACAGCATCAACTTTGCGAAAAACTAT TTTCCCGATTTTCACCTGGTAGGATCGAACATGATAGATCTGCGTACGGTCTACCGGAAGCACGATGCGGGCCGCTACGCGATGACGGTTGAGCTGCTCGATGATCTGCACCAGATAGTCGATACGTGCAAACAGTACGCGAACGCCTCGACAGCGTTCGATCTGTGGAATCCAAACGAACCGATGCAGCGAGACCTTTGCACCGATACACAGcggaaggaaatggaaaactttcccaaaATGCAAACGTTCATTGCCAAGATGGAACGTCTGTTTGCCGCCATCCGGAAGGAGCGTCCGATGGAGTAG
- the LOC120904121 gene encoding uncharacterized protein LOC120904121 isoform X3, whose translation MKQYPSVPLLMVRAPTPPMWVYGVPRPLEQMHCHFSYSSDIAMSSSQSNHVQAAIGQSPSSSVTSTFEFKVSSVIASNPSEAMKSALVPERVTMTKTPETTSASCGLGKNASTPDQFLEQFHELVKTALDGCKKAEALATCHQKRPCFKKIDSLCARLKQDLVKTDNVMSNINSQGLAWAVKDFIFVFTRIMNAWIIIKGYVHSKPEGLTSIQRELCPNFLEAFGRWHETTHELIQSLIKSFTNLNKLAKQQRGGCNIFSKVEDFKDEANPGSNEALDDFEEAAESTLNLSDGAYIRAGIYPNVTRPPPGFADNSPPPPFAGYKKPQQTKTPLVGDRGQTTDSAFASAASAVGFNRPEYNADPGAAISSVQRSEGMTSSADRQFMENFHRKTSLECIDWVLDEVRAIEEGQYFYSINFAKNYFPDFHLVGSNMIDLRTVYRKHDAGRYAMTVELLDDLHQIVDTCKQYANASTAFDLWNPNEPMQRDLCTDTQRKEMENFPKMQTFIAKMERLFAAIRKERPME comes from the exons ATGAAGCAATACCCGTCCGTGCCGCTCTTGATGGTTCGAGCTCCGACGCCACCGATGTGGGTCTACGGCGTGCCCAGACCGTTGGAACAGATGCA TTGCCATTTTTCGTACTCATCCGACATCGCCATGTCATCATCGCAAAGCAACCATGTCCAAGCCGCTATTGGTCAGTCGCCGTCGTCATCGGTTACTTCGACGTTCGAATTTAAGGTATCGAGTGTAATTGCAAGCAATCCTTCTGAAGCAATGAAGTCTGCTTTGGTCCCCGAGCGTGTGACAATGAC AAAAACTCCAGAAACTACATCGGCATCATGCGGTTTGGGCAAAAACGCTTCCACTCCGGATCAGTTTCTCGAACAGTTTCACGAGCTAGTGAAGACAGCCCTGGACGGTTGCAAAAAGGCAGAAGCGCTTGCCACGTGCCATCAGAAACGTCCATGCTTTAAGAAAATCGACAGCCTGTGCGCCCGGCTAAAGCAGGATCTGGTGAAAACGGACAACGTGATGTCGAACATCAATTCGCAAGGGCTTGCCTGGGCGGTGAAAGACTTTATCTTTGTGTTCACCAGAATCATGAATGCTTGGATCATCATCAAGGGCTACGTGCACAGCAAACCGGAAGGCCTGACATCGATCCAGCGCGAGCTGTGCCCGAACTTCCTGGAAGCGTTCGGGCGGTGGCACGAGACGACGCACGAGCTGATCCAATCGCTCATCAAATCGTTCACCAATCTGAACAAGCTGGCCAAGCAACAACGTGGTGGGTGTAACATTTTCTCCAAAGTCGAAGACTTCAAAGATGAAGCAAACCCAGGCTCGAACGAAGCTTTGGATGATTTTGAGGAGGCTGCTGAATCGACGCTCAACTTGAGTGATGGTGCGTACATACGGGCAGGCATTTACCCGAACGTAACCCGCCCTCCGCCCGGGTTTGCGGAcaactcaccaccaccaccgttcgcTGGGTATAAGAAACCACAACAGACCAAAACGCCACTGGTCGGTGATCGCGGTCAAACAACGGATTCGGCGTTTGCATCTGCTGCATCAGCGGTAGGATTTAATCGTCCAGAATATAATGCTGATCCCGGTGCCGCTATATCGAGTGTTCAAAGAAGCGAGGGTATGACAAGCTCTGCCGATCGTCAGTTTATGGAAAATTTCCATCGCAAAACATCGCTAGAATGTATCGACTGGGTGTTGGACGAAGTTCGTGCCATTGAGGAGGGGCAGTATTTCTACAGCATCAACTTTGCGAAAAACTAT TTTCCCGATTTTCACCTGGTAGGATCGAACATGATAGATCTGCGTACGGTCTACCGGAAGCACGATGCGGGCCGCTACGCGATGACGGTTGAGCTGCTCGATGATCTGCACCAGATAGTCGATACGTGCAAACAGTACGCGAACGCCTCGACAGCGTTCGATCTGTGGAATCCAAACGAACCGATGCAGCGAGACCTTTGCACCGATACACAGcggaaggaaatggaaaactttcccaaaATGCAAACGTTCATTGCCAAGATGGAACGTCTGTTTGCCGCCATCCGGAAGGAGCGTCCGATGGAGTAG
- the LOC120902071 gene encoding uncharacterized protein LOC120902071 — protein MMSSLQSVFLVSLLVIAVFIQKGDAIRCFECNSAEDSTCTHDNPPDSMSVDCNDHKDGNKYTFCRKIVQIIEFPVNNLPPDNRVIRGCGWDESSYKGRCYQRSGFGGRQEVCACYDDNCNGASSLSVTFGVLLFGAIAFLIRA, from the exons ATGATGTCCTCGCTGCAGTCCGTGTTTCTCGTTAGCTTACTGGTGATTGCGGTATTCATCCAGAAGG GTGATGCCATCCGTTGCTTCGAGTGCAACAGTGCGGAGGACTCGACCTGCACGCACGACAACCCGCCGGATTCGATGTCGGTCGACTGCAACGACCACAAGGACGGCAACAAGTACACCTTCTGCCGGAAGATTGTCCAGATCATCGAGTTCCCGGTGAACAACC TTCCCCCAGACAACCGAGTGATCCGTGGATGCGGTTGGGATGAGTCCTCCTACAAG GGCCGCTGCTACCAGCGCTCCGGGTTCGGTGGACGTCAGGAGGTGTGCGCCTGCTACGATGACAATTGCAACGGTGCATCCTCGCTGTCCGTCACCTTCGGCGTGCTGCTGTTCGGTGCAATCGCTTTCCTGATTCGTGCTTAA
- the LOC120902044 gene encoding uncharacterized protein LOC120902044, whose amino-acid sequence MMAATSRLGLTILAVVLFAASSATALRCYTCNSYDNSECFSLPANFTEEEYRDNRTIPGRLLVECPPDAQGRPPLCRKMDILILGGSLPDHVRVVRECAYEHSRRPCYKMENGGHEERVCHCNTDGCNGGSPLTLSGVLLASTGLLLRLMHR is encoded by the exons ATGATGGCAGCTACCAGTCGGTTGGGCCTCACCATCCTTGCGGTGGTTTTATTTGCCGCGAGTTCTG CAACCGCACTCCGTTGCTACACCTGCAACTCGTACGACAACTCGGAATGCTTTTCACTGCCGGCCAACTTCACCGAGGAGGAGTACCGGGACAATCGCACCATACCCGGACGGCTGCTGGTCGAATGTCCACCGGACGCTCAGGGCCGTCCACCGCTCTGCCGAAAGATGGACATACTCA TACTCGGTGGCAGCTTACCGGATCATGTGCGGGTAGTGCGCGAGTGTGCCTACGAACATTCCCGCCGTCCCTGCTATAAGATGGAAAACGGTGGCCACGAGGAACGCGTTTGCCACTGCAACACCGACGGCTGCAACGGAGGTTCGCCGCTTACGCTTTCGGGAGTGCTGCTTGCTTCCACCGGCCTACTGCTACGATTGATGCATCGTTGA
- the LOC120905034 gene encoding odorant receptor 46a-like has product MLSLGKSHQYLELSYNRIYEVFHWFLKICLLRIFDDDFLVARIPTTLFQFHETELVISLCIILLHAYNYRNDLDTIILSVSAFVSAFELMLKINGMVYRRKQIAAMIRTVLSDRSSLNGPIEAAICGKYQRLARKLLLVTILSYLTTGAMLLIYPVVSGGLADRTLPLGYSIPFADYRTHPWYLINYLLQIVQVQWVALVFVGLDGPFYLFVCYSASQLEILIVYLRQIGESPDNVQEQRRLMRKVFEIHTGLSQFVARCSSIYREVYLIQVLCSIVHICVSLFHIQIKFKNGSYGMLLTNVNKIWLFCYCGELVVSKAAEFSTAVYANQWYRLWNRRDLQNILFMLRNAQRNYGFSIGGFGFLSFATFTAVMKTAYSCNAFLHRVMN; this is encoded by the exons ATGCTCTCGTTGGGCAAATCTCACCAGTACCTCGAGCTGAGCTACAATCGCATCTACGAAGTGTTTCATTGGTTTCTGAAAATTTGTCTGCTGCGCATCTTCGACGATGACTTTCTGGTGGCCCGCATTCCGACCACTTTGTTTCAGTTTCACGAAACGGAGCTGGTCATTTCGCTCTGTATCATTCTGCTGCATGCGTACAACTACCGGAACGATCTCGACACAATCATACTGAGCGTGTCGGCGTTTGTGTCCGCGTTCGAGCTGATGCTCAAAATCAACGGCATGGTCTATCGGCGCAAACAGATCGCGGCGATGATCCGTACCGTGCTGAGCGATCGCAGCTCTCTGAACGGTCCGATCGAGGCTGCCATCTGCGGGAAGTATCAGCGCTTAGCAAG AAAGCTCTTGCTGGTCACAATCCTGTCCTACCTGACGACGGGCGCAATGCTGCTAATCTATCCCGTGGTGTCGGGTGGGCTCGCCGATCGAACACTTCCACTGGGCTATTCGATACCGTTTGCTGACTACCGCACCCATCCCTGGTATCTGATCAACTATCTGCTGCAGATCGTGCAGGTGCAGTGGGTGGCGCTGGTGTTTGTGGGGCTGGATGGTCCCTTCTATCTGTTTGTGTGCTACTCGGCCTCCCAGCTGGAGATATTGATTGTGTATCTGCGCCAAATTGGTGAAAG TCCCGATAACGTGCAGGAGCAGCGGCGATTGATGCGGAAGGTGTTTGAAATTCACACCGGACTTTCTCA ATTCGTTGCTCGATGTTCCAGCATCTACCGGGAGGTGTACCTGATACAGGTGCTCTGCTCGATCGTCCACATCTGTGTGTCGTTGTTTCACATTCAGATCAAGTTTAAAAATGGTTCATACGGCATGCTGCTCACAAATGTGAACAAAATATGGCTATTCTGCTACTGTGGTGAGCTGGTCGTCAGTAAGGCGGCCGAGTTCAGTACCGCCGTGTACGCGAATCAGTGGTACCGGCTGTGGAATCGACGGGATCTGCAGAACATTCTGTTTATGCTGCGGAACGCCCAGCGCAACTATGGCTTCAGCATCGGCGGGTTTGGCTTTCTGTCCTTTGCCACCTTTACAGCG gTTATGAAAACTGCCTACAGCTGTAACGCCTTCCTGCACCGGGTGATGAACTGA